The Bartonella bovis 91-4 sequence GCAACCATATTACAACCGAAAGAGGCCTGCAAAGGTGTATAACGATACAGTTGATTTAAAACAACATCTGCAACAGCTTCTCTCTTAAGCTCAATAACAACCCGATACCCATCACGATCAGATTCATCACGTAAATCAGAAACTCCATCAATGCGTTTATCACGAACTAATTCAGCTATCTTTTCAATCATCGCTGCTTTATTAATCTGGTAAGGTATCTCGCTTACGATAATTGCCTGTCGATTATTACGAATTTCTTCGATATCAACCTTAGCACGCATAATAATCGAACCCCGCCCCGTTTCATAAGCTGAACGAATACCCGAAGAGCCAAGAATAATACCACCTGTAGGAAAATCAGGACCAGGAATGATTTTAATCATCTCATCTAGCGTTATACCGGGATTATCAATTAAAGCGATACACCCATCAACAACTTCACCAAGATTATGTGGAGGAATATTGGTTGCCATTCCTACAGCAATACCACCCGATCCATTCACCAAAAGGTTAGGAAAACGTGCTGGCAAAACCATAGGCTCACGCTCACGTCCATCATAATTATCTTGAAAATCAACAGTATCCTTATCAATATCAGCTAAAAGCTCTTCTGAAATTTTTTCTAAACGACATTCTGTATAACGCATCGCTGCAGGCGGATCACCGTCAATAGAACCAAAATTCCCCTGTCCGTTAATCAACGGATTTCGCAAAGAAAAATCCTGTGCCATACGCACCAATGCATCATAAATCGAAGCATCACCGTGGGGATGAAATTTCCCCATCACTTCACCAATAACGCCTGCTGATTTACGATACGATTTGTTGAAAGAAAGACCCATTTCATTCATCGCATGAAGAATACGACGATGAACAGGTTTCAATCCATCACGTACATCAGGTAATGCACGTGATACAATTACGCTCATCGCATAATCGAGATAGGAGCGTTGCATTTCTTCAATAATGCTAACTGGTTCAATACCGGTCAGCACATCACGTTCTGGCAGTGGAGTAAGATCGGTCACAGTTTTAATACTTTCAAAAAAGAATCACTTTGATCTTTTATATCGAAAAATACTTTAAAATGCTAACTCCCCTCCCAGTAAGAAAGTAAGAATTGAACAATAATTTCCAATATATTACTTGTTCATATGAAGAATCAGAAATGAAATGAACATAACTCGCTCCCCTGAATAAAAAACAATGCCCAATGCAACCTCCTCTAGCTTCCCCGTGTTGCTTTAGACAATCTTCTCAATAAAAACATTGAAATAAAGATTTTAAGAAAATAAACTATTGCCTTTGCAATAATTATAGTCATTCTCAATTTACTTATTATATTTTATGATATGAGTGTACTTTTATTGCATCCTATGCTAATATACCTGCCACAATATCCCCTTAACGCATTTATCGGCCCGTTTAACTGCGTGATGTAAAATAAGCCTCTTTTATTTTTCTTGTAAGAAAATAAGCTTTAAATTAGAAATTTACCCTTCTTGCTCAAAAATAAAAAGTAATAATAGCATTATTTTATAAACCATCAAAATGGTACATCATCATCCAATTGATGTGAAAAATTTTCTTCCAAGTAATTATTGCTCTGATTAAAATCCTCTTTCCGATCCAAACTACTATCACCAAAACCATCACTGCCTAATGGATTTGCGCTTTGCATTCTCTCCCCATCATCCATAGCACCACGCCCCTCGAGCATTTGTAATTCACCGCGGTATTTTTGCAAAACAATCTCTGTCGTATAACGATCATTACCATTTTGATCTTGCCATTTGCGTGTTTGCAATTGACCTTCAATATAAATTTTGCTGCCTTTTTTTAGATATTGCTCTGCAATCTTTACAAGGTTTTCATTAAAAATAACAATGCTATGCCATTCAGTGCGTTCTTTACGTTCATTTGTATTTCGGTCACGCCAGCTTTCCGAGGTAGCAATACGTAGATTTGCCACTTGATCACCAGAATTTAAACGACGGATTTCAGGATCCGCACCAAGATTACCAATCAAAATAACTTTATTAAGGCTACCAGCCATTATATAAACTCCAAAATTCTAAACTATCTTATTATAGTACAAATACTGTAAAAATATATAGCTCATATCCATAATAAAGGAAAAAAGCTGTACCTTTACTCCTCTTTTCCAAAAGAATTTACACTATTTTCTTTCCCATTATAATAATGGGACACATTGTAATTTCAAAAAAAAGACCTTATTTCAGACGATAGTGTAAAATTTTTGTTCATAC is a genomic window containing:
- the ssb gene encoding single-stranded DNA-binding protein; the protein is MAGSLNKVILIGNLGADPEIRRLNSGDQVANLRIATSESWRDRNTNERKERTEWHSIVIFNENLVKIAEQYLKKGSKIYIEGQLQTRKWQDQNGNDRYTTEIVLQKYRGELQMLEGRGAMDDGERMQSANPLGSDGFGDSSLDRKEDFNQSNNYLEENFSHQLDDDVPF